From the genome of Chroicocephalus ridibundus chromosome 1, bChrRid1.1, whole genome shotgun sequence, one region includes:
- the TMBIM4 gene encoding protein lifeguard 4 codes for MAAAQQQLYPRSSIEDDFNYGTNVASASVHIRMAFLRKVYSILSVQVLLTTVTSAIFLYSTGVQAFVHERPALLLISGFGSLAVIVALTLYRHQHPVNLYLLFGFTLLEALTVAITVSFYEVSIVLQAFILTTAVFLGLTAYTLQSKRDFSKFGAGLFACLWILIFSGFLRLFFYSETIELVCAAAGALVFCGFIIYDTHLLMHKLSPEEYILAAINLYLDIINLFLHLLRLLEAFNKK; via the exons atggcggcggcgcaGCAGCAGCTCTACCCGCGGAGCTCCATCGAAGATGACTTCAACTATGGCACCAACGTGGCCTCGGCCAGCGTTCACATCCGCATGG CTTTTCTACGGAAAGTCTACAGCATTCTTTCCGTTCAGGTTCTTTTGACCACAGTCACATCTGCAATTTTTCTGTACTCTACTGGAGTACAGGCATTTGTTCATGAAAG GCCTGCCTTGCTTTTGATATCTGGGTTTGGATCTTTGGCTGTAATCGTGGCACTGACTCTGTACAGACACCAGCATCCTGTTAATTTATACCTGCTTTTTGGATTT aCCCTGCTGGAAGCACTGACAGTTGCCATTACAG TGAGTTTCTACGAGGTGTCCATCGTCTTGCAAGCCTTTATTCTTACTACTGCTGTATTTCTTGGACTGACCGCATATACCTTGCAGTCAAAGAGAGACTTCAGCAAATTTGGAGCAGG gctctttGCCTGTTTGTGGATTCTCATCTTCTCGGGTTTCTTGAGG CTGTTTTTCTACAGTGAGACAATAGAGTtggtgtgtgctgctgctggagctcttgTGTTCTGTGGATTTATTATTTATGACACTCATTTGCTGATGCACAAATTATCCCCTGAAGAGTACATACTGGCTGCAATCAATCTCTACTTGGACATCATCAATCTGTTCTTACACCTCCTGCGTTTACTggaagcatttaataaaaaatag
- the LLPH gene encoding protein LLP homolog — MAKSLRSKWRRKMRAEKRKKNAPKELERLKKILGTSGDVVMEEVKEVATVVTPKTVLEQGDDGKMDIDNKRNKKTLLDQHGQYPIWMNSRQKKKLKAQRIKGKKKSKLAKGLAW, encoded by the exons ATGGCGAAGAGCCTGAGGAGCAAATGGAGGAGGAAGATGCGGgcggagaagaggaagaagaacgCGCCcaaggagctggagaggctgaaaaaaatcctgggcaccagcggggatGTCGTTATGGAGGAGGTCAAGGAGGTGGCCACCGTGGTGACCCCCAAGACAGTCCTCGAGCaggggg atgacGGCAAAATGGACATAGATAATAAACGAAACAAAAAAACTCTTCTAGACCAGCATGGACAGTACCCAATATGGATGAATTccaggcagaaaaagaagcttaAGGCACAAcgtattaaagggaaaaaaaaatcaaaattggcCAAAGGCCTAGCCTGGTAG